A genomic segment from Hemitrygon akajei chromosome 27, sHemAka1.3, whole genome shotgun sequence encodes:
- the tspan18b gene encoding tetraspanin-18B isoform X2, giving the protein MEKSRTCLKYLMFLSNSLIFVGGICLLGVGIWVTTNPNGFKNIVATNPLIYTGAYIILSVGVILFFLGFLGCWGAIRESKQLLMTFLLLILIIFILELIAAVLALVFRKQIRKDYFLKELQMKYKGDNSTDVFSKTWNVIMVDFSCCGVNGPRDFGQNSTFSQLFPNRLLPEACCKRNNTFPVEHILDRAKCVQGDAGYINNKGCFSMIAENFRNYIHLVGAFSIIVLLIELCAMAFAIFIYQTYN; this is encoded by the exons ATGGAAAAATCTCGGACCTGTCTCAAGTACCTCATGTTTCTGTCCAATAGTTTAATTTTT GTAGGAGGTATTTGTCTGCTGGGAGTTGGCATCTGGGTTACAACCAACCCCAATGGCTTCAAGAATATTGTGGCTACAAACCCATTAATATATACTGGAGCTTACATCATCCTGTCAGTCGGAGTAATTCTCTTCTTTCTAGGGTTCTTAGGTTGCTGGGGAGCCATCCGAGAGAGCAAGCAACTGCTTATGACT TTCTTGCTGCTTATTTTGATCATTTTCATCCTGGAGCTGATAGCTGCCGTCCTTGCATTAGTCTTCCGAAAGCAG ATACGAAAGGATTACTTTTTAAAGGAAttgcagatgaaatataaaggtgaCAATTCTACCGATGTCTTTTCGAAGACTTGGAATGTAATCATGGTGGAT TTTTCCTGCTGTGGTGTAAATGGACCTCGTGACTTTGGACAGAACTCCACTTTTTCCCAGCTTTTCCCAAACAGACTGCTGCCTGAAGCATGCTGTAAAAGGAATAACACTTTTCCGGTAGAGCACATCCTAGACAGGGCCAAATGTGTACAGGGAGATGCTGGCTACATAAACAACAAG ggATGCTTCTCAATGATTGCGGAGAATTTTCGGAACTACATCCACCTAGTTGGTGCTTTCAGTATAATAGTGCTCTTAATTGAG CTTTGTGCAATGGCTTTTGCAATCTTCATATACCAGACCTATAACTAA